In a genomic window of Scyliorhinus torazame isolate Kashiwa2021f chromosome 5, sScyTor2.1, whole genome shotgun sequence:
- the LOC140421883 gene encoding uncharacterized protein — translation MEKSWKCGDCGKGFRSPSSLEAHRRIHTGVRPFTCSRCGKGFTQLFILQRHQRIHTGERPFTCSQCGKGFIRLDNLQSHQRVHTGERPFTCSQCGKGFTQLSHLRIHQRVHTGEKPFTCSQCGKGFIRSDNLQSHQRVHTRERPFTCSECGKGFIHLSNLQKHQRVHTGERPFTCSQCGKGFTHLSYLQKHQRVHTGEKPFICSQCGKGFSDSSTLLTHQQIHTGERPFTCPQCGKGFTQLSDLRKHQRIHTGGEPFTCSQCGKGFGRLDNLQRHQRVHSGERPFTCPQCEKGFTQLSDLRKHQRVHTGERPFICSQCGKGFSVSSTLRVHQRIHTGERPFSSSQCGKGIL, via the coding sequence ATGGAGAaatcgtggaaatgtggggactgtggcaagggattcagatccccatcttCGCTGGAAGCTcaccggcgcattcacactggggtgaggccattcacctgctctcggtgtgggaagggattcactcagttattcatCCTACAgaggcaccagcgaattcacactggggagaggccattcacctgctctcagtgtgggaagggattcattcgatTGGACAACCTGCAGTCAcatcagcgtgttcacactggggagagaccgttcacctgctctcagtgtgggaagggattcactcagttatctcacctgcggatacaccagagagttcacaccggggagaagccgttcacctgctctcagtgtgggaagggattcattcggtcagacaacctgcagtcacaccagcgagttcacacaagggagagaccgttcacctgctccgagtgtggtaagggattcattcacttatccaacctgcagaaacatcaacgggttcacactggggagaggccgttcacctgctctcagtgtgggaagggattcactcacttatcctatctgcagaaacaccagcgagttcacactggggagaagccgttcatctgctctcagtgtgggaagggattcagtgattcatccaccctgctgacacaccagcaaattcacactggggagaggccgttcacctgccctcagtgtgggaagggattcactcagttatccgatctgcggaaacatcagcggattcacactggtggggagccattcacctgctctcagtgtgggaagggattcggtcgGTTagacaacctgcagagacaccaacgagttcactctggggagaggccattcacctgccctcagtgtgagaagggattcactcagttatccgatctacggaaacaccagcgagttcacactggggagagaccgttcatctgctctcagtgtggaaaggggttCAGTGTTTCTTCCACCCTGCgggtacaccagcgaattcacactggggagaggcctttcagctcctctcagtgtgggaagggaattTTGTAA
- the LOC140421884 gene encoding uncharacterized protein → MEKRWKCGDCGKGFKVPSVLETHRRSHTGERPFSCCVCGKGFSDSSTLRTHQRVHAKKRPFTCTECGKGFTQLPNLRTHQRVHTGDGPFTCSTCGKGFSNSSQLLTHQRVHTGERPFTCTMCGHQFAHLSSLQRHKITHTNERPFNCSECESGFKSSRELMVHQRIHTDERPFSCSHCTKRFRRSSTLRMHQRVHTGERPFTCKVCGQQLAHLSSLLRHNVTHTNERPFKCSECGSGFKSSQELMSHQRIHTEERPFSCSLCTKRFKTTSTLRVHQRVHTGERPFTCSVCGKGFNYSSSLQRHQPVHTGERPFTCSVCGKGFTQLSHLLRHQRVHK, encoded by the coding sequence atggagaaacggtggaaatgtggggactgtgggaagggattcaaagtgcCGTCtgtgctggaaactcatcgacgcagtcacactggggagcggcCGTTCAGctgttgtgtgtgtgggaagggattcagtgattcatccaccctgcggacacaccagcgagttcacgcgaagaagaggccattcacctgcactgagtgtgggaagggattcactcagttacccaatctacggacacaccaacgagttcacacaggggatggaccttttacctgctccacgtgtgggaagggcTTCAGTAATTCATCTCAACTGTtaacgcaccagcgagttcacactggggagaggccattcacctgcaccatGTGTGGGCACCAATTCGCTCATTTATCCAGTTTGCAGAGACACAAAATCACTCACactaatgagagaccctttaattgCTCTGAGTGTGAGAGTGGCTTCAAAAGCTCTCGGGAGCTGAtggtccaccagcgcattcacactgacgagagaccgttcagctgctctcactgcacaaagaggtttagaagATCTTCCACACTGCGAatgcaccagcgtgttcacactggggagaggccatttacctgcaagGTGTGTGGGCAGCAACTCGCACatttatccagcctgctgagacacaatgtcactcacaccaatgagaggccCTTTAAATGTTCAGAGTGTGGTAGTGGCTTCAAAAGCTCTCAAGAACTGATGtcccaccaacgcattcacactgaggagagaccgttcagctgctctctctgcacaaagaggtttaaaaCGACATCCACATTGAgggtacatcagcgagttcacactggggagaggccgttcacctgctctgtgtgtgggaaggggttcaattattcatccagcctgcagagacaccagccggttcacactggggagaggccgtttacctgttccgtgtgtgggaagggattcactcagttatcccatctgctgagacaccagcgagttcacaagtga